Part of the Scrofimicrobium sp. R131 genome is shown below.
ACGCCGAGGCGGGCCAGCTCGGCCTGGGCGGCCTGCAACTCGGCCGAGACCCGCTCACGCACGTAGGGCTCAGAGTTGCCCTCCGCGTCCACCACCGGCTGGTGCGGGCCGTAGGTTTCGGTCAGCTCCGCCAGGCGCGAGTCGGGGTCGGGGTGTTCGGGGTCCAGTTCAACCTGGGCCAGCAACTCTTCCCGAGCCCGGTCATGCTGCAGCTTCGTGCCCGCAATCGCCACCTCGGCCTGCTGGCGCTCCTCACTGACCGCCACCTGCTCCCACCGTTCGCGTTCCAGCCGTTCGGCCAGGTCCTCACGCTGAGATCGGAGGGTCGCCACCCGCTGGGACAGCTGTTCCCTCCCGTCGGCGGCCTGACGCGCATGAATCCGCGCCCGCTCGCGCGCCTCGTGGGAGCGTTGCCGCAACCTCTCAAGCCGCTGAGCTCGGCGCTGGCGTCGCTCTTCCTGTTCCAGGCCCTGGGCCCGATCCACCTGCAACTGCTCCCACCGGCTGCGGAAGGCATCGGCTTGGCGCTGGGCGCTTCGAAGCTGCTCCTGGGCGGTGCCAAAAGCCAGTTTTGCCTCCAACTCGCCCGCGGCTGCCTGCTGCTGCGCCCGGGTGAGTGCGTCCGCCTGGCTCCGCAGGTCCGGCAGCGGATCGGGGACCTCCGGCTCGGCAGCCCGCGCCGCATCGGCCTGCGCCCGCTCCAACTCTTCGGTGGCAACTCCCAGGCGTTCCCCGGCGGCGCTCACCTCCGCCTCGGACCGGGTGTGGGCCTCAGCGGCCGCCTCCACCTGCGCCTCCAACTGACTGTGGGCCCGGGCCAGGCGGGCCTGCTCCTCTTCGGCTGCCCGCACCCGAGTCTTCAGTTCCGCCTGGGCCGCGGTGGCGTCGGTGAGCGCCGTCCGGGCCGAGGCAACCGCGGCCGTGGCCCGGTCCAACTCGCGCCGGGCCGCCTCCGCCCGCTCGCCCGCGTCCTCCCAGTGGGAGCGTAACTCCAGCAGCGAGGGGGTCGACTGGTCGGGGCCGCGCACACTGTGACGGGTGAGGACGGTGCCGTCGGCGGTGGCCACCCGTTGCGCCTGCGGATTGGCGGCCAGTAACTCGGTGGCCTGCGCCACCGTGGCGCACACCCAGGCATCCGCCAGCAGCTCCGCCAAGGCGGGGGCCAGCAGCTGATCGGCCCGGACCACCTCGAGCGCCGACCACTCTTGGTCCGCGTCTCGGGGCGGGGCCGACTCGGGCTGGGCGGGGGCACTATCTGCGAACACGGCGGCCACTGCGGAGGCGGCGCCCACCGCCTCGACCACCTGGGCGGGCTGGGGGGACGGGGCAATCACCGCTGCCTGCTCCCACTGGGACAGCAGCGCGCTCAGTGCCTTCTCCCACCCGCGACTGACCCGCAGTCGCTGATCCATCCGGGCCGGCTGCTCGGACCCGGCCGGCAACAGGAGCGGGTAGGCTTCGTGCGCCTGTGCGCGGGCCGAAGATTCCACCGTCTGGCCCAGCGCCTCCCTCCTGGCCTGCCAGCGCGCCAGTTCGGCCTGGGCGCCACGCTGCTGATCCTGGGCTTGCTCAAGCTGGGCCCGGGCCGCCTCCACCCCCAGATCGGCTTCGGTCAGCTCCGCCCGTACCCGCGGCAGCTGCTCCTGGTCGGGCGCGCCGGGAGTGGCTGCCTTCAGCTGGGTTTGGGCCTGTACCAGGCGCTCGCGGGCCTGGTCGAAACGCAGGCGTGCCGCGTCGAGGGCCTCCTGCAAGGCCGCCACCCGCGAGCGGGTTTGGATTTCCCGCTCACGCACCCGTTGAAGGGCCGCTTGGCGCTGGGCGGCCTGCTGCTCGGCCTGGCGAATCTCGCGGGCCAGCTCGGCCTGCTGCGACTCCACCTCCCGGCGCTCAGACTCGGCCGCCGCAACTGCCTGACGGGCGCGCTCCACCACCTCGGCCTGCTCTCCGCGGGCCCGTTCCGCCTCGGCCGCCTTTTCCTCAGCCAGGGCCACCGCCGCCTCGCTGACCGCTGCCGCCGGGGTCCCCAACTGGGCCAGCCGCTCCTGGGTCAGGGTGAGAATCGAATGGAGGCGCTCTTGCAGCGAGTCGAACTGGTGGGCCAACTCGGTGGCCTGTTCCAATTGCCGGCCCAGCTCGTTGGCCGCCTCCTCAACTTCGCGGAGGTCCCGGTCCAACCGGTGCACCGCCTCTTCCCGAGCGGCCTCGTCGGCTCGCAGACGTCGGACCTGCTGCTGGTCAACTTCGAGGCGTCGGCCGGTTTGGAGCAGGTCATCCACCAGCAGGTGAAGCTGGGCGCGCTGAATCCGATCCTGAATGCCCGCTGCGGCCCGGGCCGCTTTGGCCTGGCGGGCGAGGGGGCGGAGCTGTCGCCGGATTTCCTCGGTCAGGTCCAACACCCGGAGCAGGTCCGCGTCCATCGCGCCAAGTTTGCGGAGGGCCCGCTCTTTGCGGCGCCGATGCTTCAGGACGCCGGCCGCCTCGTCGATGAACTCGCGGCGCTCTTCCGGGGTGGCCCGCAGGACGGCATCCAACTGGCCCTGTCCTACGATCACGTGCATCTGCTTGCCCATGCCCGTGTCGGACAGGAGCTCCTGCACGTCGAGGAGGCGGGCGGAGGCACCGTTGATCGTGTACTCAGACCCACCGCCGCGGAAAAGGGTCCGGGCGATGGTCACTTCGGCGTAGTCAATGGGCAGGCGGCCGTCAGAGTTGTCGATCGTCAGCTCCACCTGGGCGCGGCCAAGGGCCGGTCGAGCGGCCGTCCCAGCGAAAATCACGTCGGCCATGTTGGCCCCGCGCAGCGACTTGGCTCCCTGCTCCCCCATCACCCAGGTGAGCGCGTCCACCACGTTCGATTTGCCCGACCCGTTGGGACCGACAATGCAGGTGATCCCGGGTTCCAGGCGCAAGGTGGTGGCGGTGGCAAAAGACTTGAAACCCCGGATAGTGAGGGTCTTCAAGTGCATGGGTTGCTCCTGCGTCGGGGGTCCAAATCAGCTTGTTTCTCACGCTAGTGTACGGCTTTTGCCGTCTCGCCGCGGGCTGGTGCTCGCGGCGCGGCCCGCGGGGTGGGGGTTGGAGCGGCGTGCGGGGTGCGGGGTGGGGGCGGCGTGCGGGGTGCGGGGTGGGGGCGGCGTGCGGGCGGCCCGCGAGGTGGGGGCGGCCCTGGAGCCCGGTGGTCAGTGCGAAACGTTGGCAAACATACCCAAACCCTGGCAAAACTCCAGCCCGAGGGGCCCAAACCGGCCCAAATCCCCAACGTTTGCCACCACTTGACCACGTTTGCCAACACCCGCAACTGGCAAACATACCCAAACCCTGGCAAACCCCAGCCCAAAAGGCCCAAACCAGCCCAAACCCCCAACGTTTGCCAGCACTTGACCACATTTGCGAACACCCGTAACTGGCAAACCCCAGCCCGAGAGGCCCAAACCAGCCCGACCTCCCAACGGGCTGGGTCACTGGTCGGGAGTCTCACCAACCTTTGTCAGTGATCCGCTCTCAAACCTGCTTGGGAGGCGGTGTTGGTGGTTGGCGCGAGCTGCGAGACTGGGGTCATGGGTGACCACGACGAGGGCGCAGTTTTGGGTGGCCGGTAGGGCGAAGAGCATCTCGGCGATGGAGTCCCGCAGTTCGGTGTCGAGCGCTCCGGTGGGTTCATCAGCGAGGATGAGTGCTGGGGAGTTG
Proteins encoded:
- the smc gene encoding chromosome segregation protein SMC, yielding MHLKTLTIRGFKSFATATTLRLEPGITCIVGPNGSGKSNVVDALTWVMGEQGAKSLRGANMADVIFAGTAARPALGRAQVELTIDNSDGRLPIDYAEVTIARTLFRGGGSEYTINGASARLLDVQELLSDTGMGKQMHVIVGQGQLDAVLRATPEERREFIDEAAGVLKHRRRKERALRKLGAMDADLLRVLDLTEEIRRQLRPLARQAKAARAAAGIQDRIQRAQLHLLVDDLLQTGRRLEVDQQQVRRLRADEAAREEAVHRLDRDLREVEEAANELGRQLEQATELAHQFDSLQERLHSILTLTQERLAQLGTPAAAVSEAAVALAEEKAAEAERARGEQAEVVERARQAVAAAESERREVESQQAELAREIRQAEQQAAQRQAALQRVREREIQTRSRVAALQEALDAARLRFDQARERLVQAQTQLKAATPGAPDQEQLPRVRAELTEADLGVEAARAQLEQAQDQQRGAQAELARWQARREALGQTVESSARAQAHEAYPLLLPAGSEQPARMDQRLRVSRGWEKALSALLSQWEQAAVIAPSPQPAQVVEAVGAASAVAAVFADSAPAQPESAPPRDADQEWSALEVVRADQLLAPALAELLADAWVCATVAQATELLAANPQAQRVATADGTVLTRHSVRGPDQSTPSLLELRSHWEDAGERAEAARRELDRATAAVASARTALTDATAAQAELKTRVRAAEEEQARLARAHSQLEAQVEAAAEAHTRSEAEVSAAGERLGVATEELERAQADAARAAEPEVPDPLPDLRSQADALTRAQQQAAAGELEAKLAFGTAQEQLRSAQRQADAFRSRWEQLQVDRAQGLEQEERRQRRAQRLERLRQRSHEARERARIHARQAADGREQLSQRVATLRSQREDLAERLERERWEQVAVSEERQQAEVAIAGTKLQHDRAREELLAQVELDPEHPDPDSRLAELTETYGPHQPVVDAEGNSEPYVRERVSAELQAAQAELARLGVVNPLAVKEYEALEARHQFLVDQVADLRKSKADLLAIIKEVDERVRLAFQEAFADTQARFAQVFATLFPGGKGELSLTDPDDPLTTGVEIYARPAGKRVTRLSLLSGGERSLAALAYLVAIFRARPSPFYVMDEVEAALDDLNLSRVLQVMEELRADSQLIMVTHQKRTMEIADALYGVTMREGMTKVVSHKL